The following are encoded together in the Panicum virgatum strain AP13 chromosome 6K, P.virgatum_v5, whole genome shotgun sequence genome:
- the LOC120711879 gene encoding uncharacterized protein LOC120711879 yields MAVNKLPFVAVAMLLLVVHCEIGQGLPLRHTTAALGLGTKKLSGGSPAAAVEATSDKSAEDEKFAALIPFIARFVALHFSGLVLSHPCVGRVADQCGWNVSVTCVKKAVSKC; encoded by the exons ATGGCAGTTAATAAGCTCCCTTTCGTAGCTGTGGCGATGCTCTTGCTCGTCGTGCACTGCGAGATTGGCCAGGGACTGCCGCTGAGGCACACCACTGCAGCTCTTGGTCTGGGTACCAAGAAATTGTCCGGAGgatcgcctgctgctgctgtcgaagCTACCTCTG ATAAATCTGCGGAAGATGAGAAGTTTGCTGCGCTCATCCCATTCATAGCACGATTTGTGGCGCTACACTTCTCAGGCTTGGTCCTGTCGCACCCCTGTGTCGGTCGCGTTGCCGACCAATGTGGCTGGAATGTTTCTGTGACATGCGTCAAGAAGGCTGTCTCCAAATGCTGA